The following proteins come from a genomic window of Nitrospira sp.:
- a CDS encoding Type IV fimbrial biogenesis protein PilY1 — translation MEGAMRRGNVALRGTIMVALMSCLAGASVSQAQTMDQYFAVPPFVSDQVAPNIILVLDNSGSMSGLGCDRNDDGDCADGGAEQFVNTTNWSGYFDTLRCYTYDSGTDARFEPATVKATLATACGITEWDGNFLNWATFRRFDALKKAMIGGDCFIVRAADGTCPTNGSPALKTVRAQASGANTELAAVNYNAGAGANTYAGRIPMTETNGTPNTLYIGTDAAYFCVDNDNSFNSNCTDSYNNNKVFQLKIGYSTEPTGTIQQIGAQARFGLFEFKPTGDGARMLVGVGSRQSIDFSGSGVETFNTNTAAMIDAVQESFPSTWTPLSESLYETTRYIAQINSTYLTTSYVYPIAYSGGNSNGVAFKGTGVGSIGASEISALTGTETCPAGYIVNACGRDPYFFGSNHTPAWASTSTQVACCKTFVILVTDGAPTQDTNVPAGLQDYAHGRHGLHCTGGNATIHVPNGTCNTNSATPSATLLGEHKTDYADSGNHYLDDVAYWAHINDLRPCNGTADGLIPVLNVAGHCLPGLQNVTVYTFFAFGNISGREILMQTAKLGGFEDTNGNNLPDQVSEWDKVINATGAPGTDGVPDNYFESSNVDDLQDRLMATITAILRKSASGTSISVLATSATGEGSIYQAYFYTSDVGQGGANVKWTGYAHALFVDGFGNFREDTNQDGVLTYDADLIVTTRYDNDPTSPTYQKVLVDKYADTSPADGVADSVTPTVTGDLKSIRPIWEAGKELANVTSASRKVLTWIDVDNDGIVDPTEQIEFSTANCAALRDYLRYASDTCSGSTNATNLINFIRGDEIAGLRTRMLEVPIGSGNFKVWKLGDPIHSTPTVVGAPKARYDLVFGDPTYTAFYAKYRTRRQVVYVGANDGMLHAFNGGYYHKGDDPTTAATVEHGWYTKNPTDNSSGPSLGTELWSFIPQELLPHLQWLARTDYTHVYYVDLKPTIAEARIFTPDVDHPGGWGTVLIGGFRMGGSCGNCAAGSGAPPMTVTIGGVPRTFYSAYFALDVTNPEVDPRVLWVFTDSGLGLTTSYPAVARMNPKTDSPINPTNEKWYVLFGSGPNGYQADLTAASPQTAKLYTVDLKNGPKVAASGSLTIMPIGTWQSFMGHIVAVDKDSDWRTDVAYSIRTIRDDDGLPWRGKLYRLTMGCSTAPCNPTAWGIANGANRTPTEVIDTFYDTTLGTTVEVGPSASAPAVTLDDTDKMWVFFGTGRYFSNADKVDNTFQRLFGIKDSVLSATCNETSTTSCHDNDLVDVTKAVICIVCSGSTNEVTDPTNPGVTTFNGTGTTSMMGLVASKDGWRITLPGTISITNPTTFVTTNYSAERSVVNPTLVAGTVFFPTFAPTNDFCASDGASYLYALFYKTGTASTAPVIGTTTSGSNTNVNAKTALGTGLASSGTVHCGQGCSYNTQMSTGAFTQGDVSLEGNYSRYVNWVHQRD, via the coding sequence ATGGAGGGTGCCATGAGACGCGGGAATGTTGCACTTCGTGGAACCATCATGGTTGCGTTGATGAGCTGTCTTGCAGGGGCCAGCGTGAGTCAAGCCCAAACGATGGATCAATATTTCGCCGTTCCACCGTTCGTCAGCGACCAGGTCGCACCGAATATCATTCTAGTGCTGGATAATTCCGGGAGTATGAGCGGTCTTGGATGCGATCGCAACGATGATGGAGATTGTGCAGATGGAGGAGCTGAACAGTTCGTTAATACAACTAACTGGTCCGGCTATTTTGACACCTTACGCTGTTACACCTACGACTCCGGTACTGACGCGCGCTTCGAACCTGCCACTGTAAAGGCAACGCTGGCAACAGCCTGTGGTATCACGGAATGGGATGGAAACTTCTTGAATTGGGCGACGTTTCGGCGGTTCGACGCACTGAAGAAAGCCATGATCGGGGGAGATTGTTTCATCGTTCGAGCGGCGGATGGAACCTGTCCCACCAATGGAAGTCCCGCACTGAAGACGGTTAGAGCACAGGCTTCTGGTGCAAACACCGAGCTTGCGGCAGTGAACTACAATGCCGGCGCTGGGGCCAATACCTATGCCGGAAGAATTCCCATGACTGAGACGAACGGTACCCCGAACACTCTTTATATCGGTACTGACGCTGCCTATTTTTGCGTTGATAACGATAACTCATTCAATAGCAACTGCACAGATAGCTACAACAATAACAAAGTATTTCAATTAAAGATCGGCTACAGCACGGAGCCAACCGGTACCATCCAACAGATTGGTGCGCAAGCACGATTCGGGCTCTTTGAATTCAAGCCGACTGGGGATGGGGCCCGCATGCTGGTCGGTGTTGGATCCCGCCAATCGATCGATTTTTCCGGATCAGGCGTGGAGACGTTCAATACGAATACAGCCGCCATGATCGACGCGGTCCAGGAATCGTTTCCCTCAACCTGGACACCACTTTCCGAGTCCTTGTATGAAACGACTCGCTACATTGCACAAATCAATTCAACATATCTCACTACATCATATGTGTACCCTATTGCTTATTCGGGAGGGAATTCCAACGGTGTAGCGTTCAAGGGAACAGGAGTGGGTTCGATTGGGGCTTCTGAAATCTCTGCTCTGACTGGCACAGAGACGTGCCCAGCTGGCTACATTGTGAATGCATGCGGCCGGGATCCTTACTTTTTCGGCAGCAATCATACGCCGGCCTGGGCGTCCACTTCTACGCAAGTCGCATGTTGTAAAACGTTCGTTATCCTTGTTACGGATGGAGCGCCAACGCAGGATACCAATGTCCCAGCCGGATTGCAGGACTATGCTCATGGAAGACATGGCCTCCATTGTACAGGAGGCAATGCGACGATTCATGTCCCAAATGGAACATGCAATACCAATAGTGCAACTCCCTCGGCAACCCTGCTCGGCGAGCACAAGACAGACTATGCCGATAGCGGGAACCACTATCTCGACGATGTAGCCTATTGGGCCCACATCAACGACCTTCGCCCCTGTAACGGAACAGCCGATGGATTGATCCCGGTTTTAAACGTGGCCGGTCACTGCTTGCCGGGCTTGCAGAATGTCACGGTCTATACATTTTTTGCCTTCGGAAACATCTCGGGTCGAGAGATTCTCATGCAAACGGCGAAACTGGGAGGGTTCGAGGATACCAACGGTAATAACCTTCCTGACCAAGTGTCTGAATGGGATAAGGTCATCAATGCCACTGGGGCTCCAGGCACGGATGGAGTCCCGGATAACTATTTTGAATCATCCAATGTCGATGATTTGCAGGATCGTCTGATGGCAACCATTACCGCAATTCTGAGAAAAAGTGCGTCAGGCACATCCATTTCCGTGCTTGCGACCTCTGCCACCGGTGAAGGATCGATCTATCAAGCCTATTTTTATACGAGTGACGTCGGTCAAGGTGGTGCGAACGTCAAGTGGACTGGTTATGCACACGCACTCTTTGTGGACGGTTTCGGTAATTTCCGAGAGGATACAAACCAGGACGGTGTGTTGACTTACGATGCTGATCTGATCGTCACGACGCGCTACGACAATGATCCTACAAGCCCTACGTATCAGAAAGTACTCGTCGACAAGTACGCCGATACGAGCCCGGCAGATGGAGTGGCCGACAGTGTGACACCTACGGTCACCGGCGATCTCAAATCAATCAGGCCCATTTGGGAGGCTGGCAAAGAGCTCGCGAACGTGACTTCAGCCTCACGTAAGGTGCTTACGTGGATCGATGTGGATAACGACGGGATTGTCGACCCCACGGAACAGATCGAATTCAGTACGGCTAACTGTGCTGCACTTCGAGACTATTTGAGATACGCATCCGATACCTGTTCCGGCAGCACCAACGCTACGAATTTGATCAACTTCATTCGCGGTGATGAAATTGCGGGGCTGCGGACCAGGATGCTCGAAGTCCCGATCGGAAGCGGAAACTTCAAGGTTTGGAAGCTGGGTGACCCGATTCACTCAACTCCGACAGTGGTGGGCGCCCCCAAGGCACGCTACGATTTGGTCTTTGGGGATCCCACCTACACAGCCTTTTACGCGAAATATCGAACGAGACGTCAGGTGGTCTATGTTGGCGCGAATGACGGGATGCTTCACGCATTCAATGGAGGCTATTACCACAAGGGTGACGATCCTACGACAGCCGCTACTGTGGAGCATGGTTGGTACACGAAGAATCCGACGGACAATTCCAGCGGGCCTAGTCTTGGAACTGAGCTCTGGTCGTTCATTCCGCAGGAATTGTTGCCTCACCTCCAGTGGCTTGCCAGGACGGACTACACGCATGTGTATTACGTCGATCTCAAACCGACGATCGCTGAAGCAAGGATTTTTACGCCGGATGTTGATCACCCGGGTGGTTGGGGAACCGTGTTGATCGGAGGGTTCCGGATGGGTGGCAGCTGTGGGAACTGTGCGGCAGGCTCGGGAGCGCCGCCGATGACAGTCACAATCGGGGGGGTACCGCGCACATTCTACAGTGCATACTTCGCTTTGGATGTGACAAATCCCGAAGTCGACCCCAGGGTGCTCTGGGTATTTACCGACAGTGGACTTGGGCTGACTACAAGTTATCCGGCCGTTGCTCGCATGAATCCAAAGACCGACAGCCCTATCAATCCGACCAATGAAAAGTGGTATGTTCTGTTTGGATCGGGACCAAATGGGTACCAGGCGGATCTCACCGCTGCTTCTCCTCAAACAGCAAAGCTTTATACTGTAGACTTGAAGAACGGTCCCAAAGTAGCCGCGAGTGGGAGTCTGACGATCATGCCGATAGGTACTTGGCAATCGTTCATGGGTCATATAGTAGCGGTAGATAAGGATTCCGATTGGAGAACGGATGTGGCCTACTCGATAAGGACAATCCGCGACGATGATGGGTTGCCTTGGCGAGGTAAGCTCTATCGCCTGACCATGGGATGCTCTACAGCTCCCTGCAATCCCACGGCCTGGGGCATTGCCAACGGAGCCAACCGGACGCCCACGGAAGTGATCGACACGTTCTACGACACAACTCTTGGTACGACCGTGGAGGTTGGGCCTTCTGCGTCGGCTCCGGCCGTGACCCTCGATGATACCGACAAGATGTGGGTATTTTTTGGAACAGGTCGGTATTTCAGTAATGCGGATAAGGTCGACAACACCTTTCAGCGCCTTTTCGGAATCAAGGATTCTGTGTTGAGCGCAACGTGTAACGAGACTTCCACAACGAGTTGTCACGATAATGACCTCGTGGATGTCACTAAGGCGGTGATTTGTATCGTATGCAGCGGTAGCACTAATGAGGTGACAGATCCGACCAACCCTGGTGTTACGACCTTCAATGGGACGGGGACAACCTCGATGATGGGTTTAGTTGCCTCGAAGGATGGCTGGCGTATCACTTTGCCTGGGACGATCAGCATCACAAATCCGACGACCTTCGTCACAACGAATTATTCCGCCGAACGCTCCGTGGTCAATCCAACTTTGGTGGCGGGGACGGTTTTCTTTCCAACCTTTGCTCCGACGAATGATTTTTGTGCGTCGGATGGCGCAAGCTACCTGTATGCGCTCTTCTACAAGACCGGAACAGCGTCGACAGCTCCTGTCATAGGCACCACGACCTCTGGCAGCAATACCAATGTGAACGCCAAGACGGCTCTTGGGACCGGTCTTGCCTCAAGTGGGACGGTCCATTGCGGGCAAGGTTGTAGCTATAACACTCAAATGTCTACGGGCGCTTTCACGCAAGGAGATGTGAGTCTGGAGGGTAATTACAGCCGCTACGTCAACTGGGTGCATCAGCGGGACTAG
- a CDS encoding Two-component transcriptional response regulator, LuxR family → MAKTAAKARTRKSLADLEPPPRTKRPESLTSREQEILELIWAGFKNKEIGQRLKISVKTVEAHRANMMKKMRVSNTAQLLKTAIQGGVLRIR, encoded by the coding sequence ATGGCGAAGACAGCTGCCAAGGCACGGACTCGAAAATCTCTCGCGGATCTTGAGCCTCCTCCCCGCACCAAACGGCCCGAATCGCTCACCTCACGCGAACAGGAAATTTTGGAATTGATCTGGGCAGGATTTAAGAACAAGGAAATCGGTCAACGGCTGAAGATCAGCGTCAAAACCGTCGAAGCCCACCGGGCCAATATGATGAAGAAAATGCGGGTGTCGAATACGGCTCAACTACTGAAGACCGCCATTCAGGGGGGCGTGCTCAGGATCCGGTAA
- a CDS encoding Type II secretory pathway, ATPase PulE/Tfp pilus assembly pathway, ATPase PilB encodes MITQGIETHHKRQVLSVASLKKSAMAKHPRKMTMGRSLLDCSAYRGIIKQADLDAAIEESLSREIDLETLLLDKYRVPKSALGSALSEFYQCPYVSYDERTVIDPELLKNLSFDYLRRNAWIPLKRQGTVLDIVINDPHDLEKGLDIRRAFPGTTIRFSVGLRRDIEQYLLVATGQANGGSITEILGELVDEACIERNGEAESGEIDENDSAIVRLANQVIAEAYRLGASDVHIEPNSDRKETAVRFRVDGSCFTYMCIPAVYRRAIVSRLKIMANLDIAERRKPQDGKIRYKLAKDCEIELRVVTLPTAGNNEDVVLRLLTAKETMPLEAMDFSQDVLQIVKELSERPHGIFLCVGPTGSGKTTTLHAIMKHINTDERKIWTAEDPIEITQEGLRQVQVHPKIGFTFAAAMRAFLRADPDVIMIGEMRDKETADIAIEASLTGHLVMSTLHTNSAVETVTRLLDMGCDSFNFADAMLGVLAMRLCKRICSHCKETYHPTQQEYDELVQGYGARYWDKLGVSYTEDLTLYRGRGCEICNHSGFKGRVALHELLVGSEEIKNLVQAKARTAEILSVAMRDGMVTLLQSGIQKVLKGLTTYRQVRAVAIK; translated from the coding sequence ATGATCACGCAAGGTATTGAAACGCATCACAAACGGCAAGTCCTCTCTGTAGCCAGTCTAAAAAAGTCGGCAATGGCCAAACACCCTCGCAAAATGACGATGGGACGCAGTCTCTTAGACTGCAGCGCCTATCGCGGCATTATCAAACAGGCGGATCTCGATGCTGCAATAGAAGAGTCTCTATCACGGGAAATCGATCTAGAAACCCTCTTGCTCGATAAATATCGCGTGCCGAAGTCTGCACTCGGGTCGGCGCTCAGCGAATTTTACCAATGCCCCTACGTTTCCTATGATGAACGAACCGTCATCGATCCCGAGCTCTTGAAGAACCTCAGTTTCGATTATCTTAGAAGAAACGCCTGGATTCCGTTGAAACGACAGGGAACGGTCCTCGACATTGTCATCAATGATCCACACGATCTGGAGAAAGGCCTTGATATACGACGCGCGTTCCCCGGCACGACGATACGCTTCTCCGTCGGGCTTCGGCGGGATATCGAACAATACCTCCTTGTCGCAACAGGACAGGCCAACGGAGGATCGATAACCGAGATTCTCGGAGAACTCGTCGATGAAGCGTGCATCGAACGAAACGGCGAGGCCGAGTCCGGAGAGATCGATGAAAATGATTCAGCCATCGTGCGCCTCGCGAACCAAGTAATTGCTGAAGCGTATCGATTAGGGGCCTCTGATGTCCATATTGAACCCAATTCGGATCGCAAGGAGACGGCAGTACGGTTCCGAGTGGATGGAAGCTGTTTTACCTATATGTGTATTCCTGCCGTCTATCGGCGTGCCATTGTTTCACGGTTGAAAATCATGGCTAATCTCGATATAGCCGAGCGACGGAAACCGCAGGACGGCAAAATCCGCTACAAATTAGCGAAGGATTGTGAGATTGAATTGCGTGTAGTTACATTGCCTACTGCCGGAAACAATGAGGATGTGGTGCTGCGTCTTCTCACGGCAAAGGAGACCATGCCCTTAGAAGCCATGGACTTTTCCCAAGATGTTCTGCAGATCGTTAAGGAATTGTCCGAGCGTCCGCATGGGATTTTTCTTTGTGTAGGGCCGACTGGATCCGGGAAGACCACGACGCTGCACGCCATAATGAAACATATCAACACGGATGAGCGAAAGATTTGGACAGCGGAGGACCCCATCGAAATCACTCAGGAAGGCTTGAGGCAGGTTCAGGTGCATCCTAAAATCGGGTTTACCTTTGCCGCGGCGATGCGCGCATTCCTTCGGGCCGACCCGGACGTGATCATGATCGGAGAGATGCGAGACAAAGAAACGGCCGATATCGCGATAGAAGCTTCGCTCACCGGCCATCTGGTGATGAGTACGCTCCATACCAATAGCGCAGTAGAAACAGTCACTCGATTGCTGGATATGGGTTGTGACTCGTTCAACTTTGCCGATGCGATGTTGGGGGTACTGGCAATGCGCCTCTGCAAGCGCATTTGCTCTCACTGTAAAGAAACATACCACCCGACTCAGCAGGAGTATGACGAACTCGTGCAAGGCTATGGAGCGCGATACTGGGACAAGCTGGGAGTTTCTTATACGGAAGACTTAACTCTCTATCGTGGGCGTGGTTGCGAAATATGCAATCACAGTGGGTTTAAGGGACGGGTGGCGCTGCACGAACTCCTGGTTGGTTCAGAAGAAATTAAGAATCTGGTCCAAGCCAAAGCGAGGACAGCCGAAATTCTCAGCGTGGCGATGCGGGATGGAATGGTCACCTTGCTGCAGAGTGGTATTCAGAAAGTCCTGAAAGGTCTGACGACCTATCGTCAAGTCCGAGCCGTTGCAATAAAGTAG
- a CDS encoding Cysteinyl-tRNA synthetase, protein MLKIYNTLTGKKELFEPIEPETVKMYVCGVTVYDYCHIGHARSALVFDVLRRYLEYSNYRVEFVKNFTDVDDKIIKRANEQGVSYGAITKKFIQAYYDDMGKLGVRQASIEPKATEHMTEIIDLTGILLKKGLAYRVDGDVYFDVARYPDYGRLSKRKLEDLQAGARVEVDERKRHPMDFALWKSSKPGEPSWPSPWGPGRPGWHIECSAMSFRYLGETFDIHGGGMDLIFPHHENEIAQSCGATGKEFARYWVHNGFVQVNKEKMSKSLGNFFTIREIFKKSEWSEEITGEILRYFLLSTHYHGPLDFSDRGLEEAKYALDGFYDLFQRLAELEKETSSPNEVFQYKFDHTLGFYEEAFKMGMDDDFNTPMAIASLQNLKSEANQLLGQGLSYHDGTKLREEFRVLGGVLGLFQLQHWQFRSKGLAKTQSGTPTVTDVQLSDAIIEGKVAERNDARKKKDFSRADQIRSELALHGIIIEDKPDGTSRWKR, encoded by the coding sequence ATGCTTAAGATCTACAATACGCTTACCGGGAAGAAGGAGTTGTTTGAGCCGATCGAGCCGGAGACGGTGAAGATGTATGTCTGCGGCGTGACGGTCTATGACTATTGCCATATCGGTCATGCACGAAGCGCGTTGGTTTTCGACGTCCTTCGCCGATACCTCGAATATTCCAACTATCGCGTCGAGTTTGTAAAGAATTTCACCGATGTCGATGACAAGATCATCAAACGGGCGAATGAACAGGGTGTGAGCTACGGTGCAATCACAAAGAAGTTCATCCAAGCCTACTATGACGACATGGGAAAGCTTGGCGTACGTCAAGCCTCAATCGAACCCAAGGCAACCGAGCACATGACGGAGATCATCGATCTGACGGGGATCTTGCTCAAGAAAGGCCTGGCTTACCGAGTCGACGGGGACGTGTATTTTGACGTAGCGAGGTATCCCGACTATGGGCGTCTCTCCAAGCGCAAACTCGAAGATCTACAGGCAGGGGCACGTGTAGAAGTTGACGAGCGGAAGCGACACCCCATGGATTTTGCGCTCTGGAAAAGCAGCAAACCTGGTGAGCCTTCATGGCCGAGTCCTTGGGGACCAGGCCGGCCCGGCTGGCATATTGAGTGTTCCGCCATGTCATTCAGATACCTCGGTGAAACCTTCGATATCCATGGCGGCGGGATGGATCTGATCTTCCCGCACCACGAGAACGAAATAGCTCAGTCATGCGGTGCCACAGGAAAAGAATTCGCGCGCTATTGGGTCCACAACGGGTTCGTTCAGGTCAACAAAGAGAAAATGTCCAAGTCACTTGGGAACTTTTTCACAATCCGGGAGATCTTTAAGAAGTCGGAATGGTCGGAAGAGATCACAGGTGAAATCCTTCGATACTTTCTCCTTTCAACACATTACCACGGACCACTCGACTTTTCAGACCGGGGCCTCGAAGAAGCAAAGTATGCTCTGGACGGGTTCTATGATCTCTTCCAACGATTAGCTGAATTAGAGAAAGAAACATCGTCCCCAAACGAAGTATTTCAATACAAATTTGACCATACGCTTGGCTTTTACGAAGAAGCCTTCAAGATGGGCATGGACGACGACTTCAATACGCCGATGGCGATTGCCTCCTTACAGAATTTGAAAAGTGAAGCCAATCAGCTGCTCGGTCAGGGGCTTTCCTATCATGATGGGACGAAACTTCGAGAAGAGTTCCGAGTCCTTGGTGGTGTTCTAGGACTGTTTCAGCTGCAGCATTGGCAGTTCAGGAGTAAGGGATTAGCAAAGACTCAGTCGGGCACACCTACGGTTACCGATGTTCAGCTATCGGATGCTATTATTGAGGGCAAGGTAGCCGAGAGGAATGATGCGCGAAAGAAGAAAGACTTCTCGCGCGCTGATCAGATACGGAGCGAACTGGCATTACACGGCATCATCATCGAGGATAAGCCTGATGGCACCAGCCGGTGGAAGCGCTAA
- a CDS encoding Leader peptidase (Prepilin peptidase) / N-methyltransferase, translating into MHEGGLLIILIAGLLGALIGSFLNVCIYRLPRQESIVWPGSHCPRCAQPIAWYDNIPILSYLALAGRCRYCTASISFRYPVVELLNATGYAGVVWIFGLNGIAVTYGLLYSALLVAAGTDLSHKIIPNALTFPGIILGLVCATTILPLGFLGSVLGVFVGGGILWILAWASPYLFGKEGMGGGDIKLMAMVGAFLGWKPALITIMIGSLLGSLVGVTLIAAQIIKREEYIPFGPFLVCGALVTLFFGQPILDWYQGLLAG; encoded by the coding sequence ATGCATGAGGGAGGGCTGTTAATCATACTGATTGCCGGGCTTTTGGGCGCACTTATCGGTAGCTTTCTCAATGTCTGTATCTATCGTTTACCGCGGCAGGAATCAATTGTATGGCCGGGTTCTCACTGTCCGAGATGCGCTCAACCCATTGCCTGGTACGATAATATTCCCATTCTGAGTTATCTCGCGTTGGCTGGGCGCTGCAGATACTGTACTGCGTCTATTTCCTTCCGTTATCCCGTCGTCGAGCTTCTAAACGCAACAGGTTATGCAGGGGTGGTTTGGATCTTCGGCCTCAACGGAATTGCCGTGACGTACGGATTACTCTATTCAGCTCTTCTTGTGGCGGCCGGGACAGACCTTTCTCATAAGATCATCCCTAATGCCCTGACATTTCCAGGGATTATCCTAGGCCTCGTCTGCGCCACTACTATTTTACCCCTCGGATTTCTAGGAAGCGTACTGGGTGTTTTCGTGGGTGGAGGAATTCTGTGGATACTTGCGTGGGCAAGCCCCTATCTCTTTGGGAAAGAGGGGATGGGAGGGGGGGACATCAAGCTTATGGCGATGGTAGGGGCATTTCTGGGATGGAAGCCTGCGCTGATCACGATCATGATTGGGTCGCTTCTGGGATCGCTCGTGGGAGTCACCCTTATTGCAGCACAGATAATCAAGCGTGAGGAGTACATTCCCTTCGGGCCGTTTTTAGTCTGCGGTGCACTAGTGACACTATTCTTTGGCCAACCTATCCTCGATTGGTATCAAGGGCTCTTAGCCGGATAA
- a CDS encoding DedA — MVGGLIEAVIGELSRFIIACISRFGYGGILFTMAVESACIPLPSEIIMPFSGYLIMTGQFTMLGVTLAGAVGNVLGSIVAYYVGMWGGRPFAEHYGRYFLVSHHDLDVADRWFAKYGEAAVFFSRMLPVVRTFISLPAGIAKMNFPRFVVFTFVGALPWCYLLAYIGLRMGEQWEHLRDYFHQFDIIIGLFLAVALGYFLWSHWPKRSPTTP, encoded by the coding sequence ATGGTAGGAGGGCTGATCGAAGCGGTCATCGGCGAGTTGAGCCGATTCATCATTGCGTGTATTTCAAGGTTCGGCTACGGGGGCATTCTCTTTACGATGGCCGTCGAGAGCGCCTGCATTCCGCTCCCCAGCGAAATTATCATGCCGTTTTCCGGCTATCTGATCATGACCGGACAATTTACGATGCTCGGAGTTACGCTGGCCGGCGCGGTCGGCAATGTTCTCGGCTCGATCGTGGCTTACTACGTGGGTATGTGGGGCGGGCGGCCATTTGCGGAGCACTATGGACGTTATTTCCTGGTTTCGCACCACGATCTGGATGTCGCCGATCGTTGGTTCGCAAAATATGGAGAGGCGGCCGTCTTTTTCAGCAGAATGCTTCCGGTGGTGCGCACCTTCATTTCGCTCCCGGCCGGCATTGCGAAGATGAATTTTCCACGGTTTGTCGTCTTCACATTTGTAGGGGCGCTGCCCTGGTGCTATCTGTTGGCCTATATCGGCCTTCGTATGGGCGAACAGTGGGAACATCTTCGGGATTATTTTCATCAATTCGACATCATCATCGGCCTTTTTCTGGCGGTCGCCCTCGGGTATTTTCTCTGGTCTCATTGGCCAAAGCGTAGCCCCACGACCCCATAG
- a CDS encoding 23S rRNA (guanosine(2251)-2'-O)-methyltransferase produces the protein MAPAGGSANSQEILYGLHAVREALKAGNRPLQRVLVLRTDKQFTDLVQLARSRGVPIHVQPLSSIDRLVPNGKHQGVVAFTSAKAYQTEESILARAAQRHEAPLLVILDGVEDPHNLGAVLRTAEGAGAHGVLIPERRAAGLTSVVAKASAGAIDHIPVARVTNISRSIESLKAAGVWIYGVTPSASKVFTDVDLREPVGVVLGGEGTGIRAGVLQHCDDCVCIPLRGQVRSLNVSAAAAIVLFEAVRQRRQTQD, from the coding sequence ATGGCACCAGCCGGTGGAAGCGCTAATTCTCAGGAGATTCTCTATGGCCTCCATGCCGTGCGCGAAGCACTGAAAGCCGGAAACCGACCATTACAACGTGTGCTGGTTCTTCGGACCGACAAACAGTTCACCGATCTGGTGCAGCTGGCTCGATCACGCGGTGTCCCCATTCATGTCCAGCCTCTGAGTTCCATCGATCGTCTGGTTCCCAACGGCAAGCACCAAGGCGTTGTGGCCTTTACGTCAGCGAAGGCCTATCAGACTGAGGAATCGATCCTTGCTCGAGCGGCCCAACGGCATGAGGCACCACTGTTGGTGATTCTGGACGGAGTCGAAGATCCACATAACCTTGGCGCCGTGCTTCGGACGGCGGAAGGAGCGGGTGCCCATGGGGTGCTTATTCCCGAACGGCGGGCCGCCGGCCTTACGTCAGTGGTTGCCAAAGCTTCGGCGGGAGCGATCGATCACATTCCCGTTGCACGCGTAACCAACATCAGTAGATCGATCGAGTCGTTGAAGGCGGCCGGAGTGTGGATCTACGGGGTCACACCATCGGCGAGTAAAGTATTTACGGACGTCGACTTACGAGAACCGGTTGGAGTGGTTCTTGGAGGAGAGGGAACGGGAATCAGAGCTGGCGTGTTGCAACATTGCGATGACTGCGTATGCATTCCACTCAGGGGTCAAGTTCGGTCGCTGAATGTGTCGGCTGCCGCCGCAATAGTCCTGTTTGAGGCGGTTCGCCAGCGACGTCAGACTCAGGACTGA